GCTCCTGCAAGAGATGCAGCGCAAACGCCTGAAATTCCGGCGTGTCGGAGAGCGCCGACACCGTAAGATCGGCGTAGCGCGCAGTACCGGCGCGGCTCTCGTATTCGCGGCGCAGGATGTCGAGATACCCGGCCAGCGTGGCGCCGTCCCGCCGCGCGGCGGATTCTCCCGCCGCAAACGCCATCAGCCGGTCGGTCAGCCCCGGGACGCCCAGCGTGCCGAGATCCCGGCGGACGGCCTCGACGAACAACGCCCAGGCATGCGGCGTCGGGACCGCGGCGGCTTCCAGGGGCACGTTGTCGGGCAGGGCGACCAGCGCGTGTGAGGTGCGCCCGACGCCGTCCCGCACGACCGGTACCGGGGCCGCGATCGGCCCCGTGGCGTCCGTGTCGACGACGAGGTGCACGCCGCGGGCGCCGTTGATACCGCACAGCCGGTTCAACAGGAAGTATTTGACCCAGACGCCGGGATGGAAGAACACGGGCTGGTGACCCATGAGGACGAGCGGCCGGTTGTCCCGGCCCCGGCCCGGGGGCGCGGCGCGTGCCGGTTCATCACGCCCGGCGGCCCACGCGCCGGTCCCGGCCGCGAGGGCGAGCGCGCGCGCGCGTGCCGTCCGGCGAAACTCCGCCAAGGGCACGCCGAGGATCGCGGCCCCGTACGCGCCGGACGGCGCGTACGGGGCCACGAGCGACGTCAGCCGGTCGAGCGGCGGGACGAACAGCGTCTCGCCCGACCGCTCGGGAATCGTGTACTCCGCCGCCACGGCCGCCGATTCCGGCATCAGAGCAGATCTCCGAGCGTGCGGACGCCGATCGGCTCTTTGCTCGCGAACGGCTCGCCGTAGGGGCGCCGGATACGGCTGCCCCAGTAGGCCGCCACCGACCGGATCGTCTCGAGAATCGCGAGATTGCCGCGCTCCTCGTTGAACTGCGAGCGGTAGCACGCCACCGCCTCCAGTTTGCGCTCCATGTGCTCGGACACGTCCACGATAAACGCCGGGACGACCTGCAGCCGGTAGTGCGTACAGAAGAAATGCAGGATGCGCTCCGGGTAGTACGGCGTCCCGCGCATGTCGGTGCGCGTCAGCTTGGCGTAGAAGCGCGCGGCCTCGGCGAGCCGCTCCGCCGCGACGTGGTCGGGATGGGCGTCCACCCAGTAGGGCGCGCACACCACGTCCGGCCGCGTCTCCCGGATCACCTCGGCGACCGCGACGCGGTTCTCGAGGGTATCCATGAGATAGCGGTTCGGCAGGGGCAGCGTGATCCGGCGTTCGACGCCGAGGACGCGCGCGGCTGCCTCGCTCTCGGCACGGCGTCGCTCCGGCGAGCCCATCGGCGTCGGCTCGCCGTCGGTGAGATCGAGGAGCGTGACGGTGTCGCCGCGCCGCACGAGCGCGCCGATCGTGCCCCCCATGCCGATTTCCGCGTCGTCGGGATGCGCCCCGACTACGAGGACGTGCGCCACCGGCTCACCTCCCGGTCGATGATCGACAAGTAGTATGTCCGCCGCGCGTCGGGATCGTCGAGGCCGCCCCAGAACCGGCGGTCCGGATTCTTGTAGATGCGCGGCACGGGAAGCTCCGTCACGCTCAGGCCCAATCGCGCCGCCTGCAGCCACACCTGCAGTGGCAGGCCGTAGCTCCGCTCGTCGAGGCGCATGCGGGCCAGACCGGGCACACGGTAGGCCTTGAACCCGCACCACGCGTCGGTCAGCCGGAACCCCGTGAGCTCGTTGACGATCCGGGTGATGTCTTCGTTGAGCCGCTGCCGGTCCGGCGGCGCAGGATCCCCGGCGCCGGGCGCTTCCGGATGATACCGGCTGCCGGACACGATGTCAAACCACCGGACCGCGTCCAGAAACTCGGGAATCAGCCGCGGCTCGTGCTGCCGGTCGCAGTCGATCGTCACGGCCACGTCGAACCCGCCGTCGAGCGCGTAGCGGAAGCCGTCGATCAGCGATTGACCGTATCCCTCGTTCTGGGCGTGGGTGAGCACCTCGAGGTCCGCGACGCGCGGCCCGGCAGCCCGTAGGATCCCGGCCGAGCCGTCGGTCGACCCGTCGTCGACGACGAGGATGCGCGCCGCGGCGTGGCGGCGTACCTCATCGAGGACGCCGGCTAGCGTGGCCGCCTCGTTGTAGAGCGGCATCACGATCACCGTCCGCGGTGCCGGGTCCGCCATGTCACCGGGTGCAACGACGGCAGGACGCGCCCTATGCCCCGCGCCGGCTGCGGCGGGGGTGCGGCGCACGCCGGGCGCCCCGCTGCCGCGGGGCGGGCCGGTCAGCCGCGGCGCAGGCGCTCCGCGGCGGCGCGGGCGAAATAGGTGAGGATCAGATCGGCGCCCGCGCGGCGGATCGCCGTCAGCACTTCCCACATGGCGCGGGACTCGTCGAGCCAGCCGTTCGCAGACGCGGCCGTGAGCATCGCGTACTCGCCGCTCACGTGGTAGGCCGCGGTCGGCACCCCGAAGGTCGTCTTGACCCGCGCGATGACGTCCAAATACGGCAGCGCGGGCTTGACCATCACGATGTCCGCGCCTTCCTCGATGTCCAGCCGCACCTCGCGCAGCGCTTCGTCCACGTTGGCCGGGTCGAGCTGATACCCGGCGCGGTCGCCGAACTGCGGGGCGCTCTCGGCCGCGTACCGGAACGGCTCGAAGAAGGCGGACGCGTACTTGGCCGCGTAGGCCAGGATCCCGACGTGGGTCCCGCCCGCGGCGTCCAGCGTCCGTCGGATCGCGCCAACCTGCCCGTCCATCATGCCGGACGGGGCAACGAGATCCGCCCCCGCCTCCGCGTACGAGACCGCGATCCGCGCGTAGGCCTGCACGGTTGCGTCGTTGTCCACCGCGCCGTCCACGAGGACGCCGCAGTGCCCGTGCGACGTGTACTCGCAGAGGCAGAGATCCGGGATGAGCACGAGCCGGTCGCCGACCTCGCGGCGCACGCGCCGCAGCGTCTGCTGGACGATGCCCTCGGCGTCCCACGCCGGCGTGCCGGTCTCGTCCTTGCGGGCCGGAATTCCAAAGAGCATGATCGCCGCCACACCGGTCTCGGCGAGCGCGCCACATTCCTCCACGACACTGGACGCGGTGTGCTGCACCTGGCCCGGCATCGACGGAATCGGCACCGGCCTCGGCACGCCTTCCTTCACGAACAGCGGCGCGACGAAATCCGCCGGCGCCAGGGCCGTTTCGCGGATCATGTCGCGCAGACGATCGGTGCGCCGGAGGCGGCGGAGCCGCCGCTCGGGAAATCCCATCAGGCTCTCCGTCCTTTCGCGGCCGGCCTGCGGCGGCCGAGGCCCGTCCGCAGGGCATCGACCAACCCCGCCAATGTGTAGTGCTGCGCCACGATGCCGACGCGGAGGCCGGCCGCGCGGGCGGTCTCAGCCGTAACCGGACCGATGCAGGCCACAAGCACCCCGTCGAGCGCGCGCGCCGCGCCGGGACCGACGAGACGCACAAAGTGGCGCACCGTGGAGGAACTCGTAAAGGTAATCGCGTCGATCCGGCCTCCCCGAACGGCCGCCGCGGCCTCCGGGACCTGCCGATGCTCCACGTCGGTGCGGTACGCGGCCACGACGTCAACGACGGCACCGGCCCGCCGGAGCCCGTCCGGCAGCACATCGCGCGCCACGGCCGCCCGGGGGATCAGCACGCGCGTCCCGCGCAGACCGCCGCGCGCGAGCGCAGCGAGGAGCGCCTCGGCCCGGAACTCGGCCGGCGAGACGTCGACGGTGAGACCGTGCCGGCGCAGAGCCTCCCCGGTGCCCGGGCCGATCGCCGCGAGGCGCGCGCGGCCCAGCAC
This sequence is a window from bacterium. Protein-coding genes within it:
- the bshB1 gene encoding bacillithiol biosynthesis deacetylase BshB1 is translated as MAHVLVVGAHPDDAEIGMGGTIGALVRRGDTVTLLDLTDGEPTPMGSPERRRAESEAAARVLGVERRITLPLPNRYLMDTLENRVAVAEVIRETRPDVVCAPYWVDAHPDHVAAERLAEAARFYAKLTRTDMRGTPYYPERILHFFCTHYRLQVVPAFIVDVSEHMERKLEAVACYRSQFNEERGNLAILETIRSVAAYWGSRIRRPYGEPFASKEPIGVRTLGDLL
- a CDS encoding glycosyltransferase family 2 protein, translating into MPLYNEAATLAGVLDEVRRHAAARILVVDDGSTDGSAGILRAAGPRVADLEVLTHAQNEGYGQSLIDGFRYALDGGFDVAVTIDCDRQHEPRLIPEFLDAVRWFDIVSGSRYHPEAPGAGDPAPPDRQRLNEDITRIVNELTGFRLTDAWCGFKAYRVPGLARMRLDERSYGLPLQVWLQAARLGLSVTELPVPRIYKNPDRRFWGGLDDPDARRTYYLSIIDREVSRWRTSS
- the hemB gene encoding porphobilinogen synthase, yielding MGFPERRLRRLRRTDRLRDMIRETALAPADFVAPLFVKEGVPRPVPIPSMPGQVQHTASSVVEECGALAETGVAAIMLFGIPARKDETGTPAWDAEGIVQQTLRRVRREVGDRLVLIPDLCLCEYTSHGHCGVLVDGAVDNDATVQAYARIAVSYAEAGADLVAPSGMMDGQVGAIRRTLDAAGGTHVGILAYAAKYASAFFEPFRYAAESAPQFGDRAGYQLDPANVDEALREVRLDIEEGADIVMVKPALPYLDVIARVKTTFGVPTAAYHVSGEYAMLTAASANGWLDESRAMWEVLTAIRRAGADLILTYFARAAAERLRRG
- a CDS encoding uroporphyrinogen-III synthase is translated as MSRPSASTSLAGRRIVVTRPRADDRLRRLLAAEGAEIVEFPTIRIAPPPDYEPLDAALARLAEYAWVVFTSRNGVTAVVDRLAALGHRAAVLGRARLAAIGPGTGEALRRHGLTVDVSPAEFRAEALLAALARGGLRGTRVLIPRAAVARDVLPDGLRRAGAVVDVVAAYRTDVEHRQVPEAAAAVRGGRIDAITFTSSSTVRHFVRLVGPGAARALDGVLVACIGPVTAETARAAGLRVGIVAQHYTLAGLVDALRTGLGRRRPAAKGRRA